From the genome of Azospirillum brasilense, one region includes:
- a CDS encoding DUF1127 domain-containing protein — translation MSSTSIHAVLRADRNTVGFAAWRSVADILLVRLGEGHRMRRTMASLQEIDDWTLKDIGVNRCEIMCLAGQGLGTRR, via the coding sequence ATGTCGTCCACATCCATTCATGCGGTGCTGCGCGCTGATCGCAATACCGTTGGGTTTGCCGCGTGGCGTAGCGTGGCTGACATTCTTCTCGTGCGCCTTGGGGAAGGGCACCGGATGCGCCGGACAATGGCCTCTCTCCAGGAGATCGATGACTGGACTTTGAAGGACATTGGCGTCAATCGGTGCGAAATCATGTGCTTGGCCGGGCAGGGACTCGGCACGCGACGGTAA
- a CDS encoding calcium-binding protein, whose product MSHGATPQTTETANLQGGAWQFVDKSPDVSGLMLMNGQKDNKEQVAYTATFDDMTPVAVKVSQLTTNAQHLYVYANPTVVNGTGKEWTGMQTSLVSSNHVAADGVHPPFAHFHEKEPATPNWTTPTLGPFSVIGGGNSTKGVVPGGPHGLTGADELYANGTLGAGETAQFQNLGIHQFPYSVNQGQAQGGEFYIVHTPNHLPIHTSLTYAMPSLQSVTEGDGNDNGLTGNANNNLLFGYGGNDGLFGGLGRDVLAGGTGFDLLKGEEGDDWLFGGTNEDTLVGGKGKDLLDGGAGKDVASYEGEEAAVTVNLSGPMTAGFVTAKVGGVDEDILVNIEDIWGGLGDDALTGDAKDNFLKGGIGADTLSGGDGNDRLQGDPGKDVLNGGFGTDYAVFSDNLSAYEIKTTGTETTVSYKSDAGNVDVLSGVEFLSFADQTIATPKDPSANAPFVPDPNPPTKAPPGANMINGTAGNDPSLTGTGNADDILAGGGNDTVDGKGGDDFVSGGDGNDVIQGGTGYDLIRGGQGQDKIHGGAGADIIYADSGNDQVWGDGGADQLWGGLGADTLNGGDDDDLIVGEKGDDLLNGGAGVDVFGFWPGDGKDTVTGFETGDSLVFKNLTAADVAVTMSASNTVFTWATGSVTVNATSGMAEGTDYFFVG is encoded by the coding sequence ATGTCGCACGGAGCAACGCCGCAGACCACCGAAACAGCCAACCTCCAGGGCGGTGCTTGGCAGTTCGTCGACAAATCGCCGGACGTGAGCGGCCTGATGCTGATGAACGGCCAGAAGGACAACAAGGAACAGGTCGCCTACACGGCGACATTCGACGATATGACCCCCGTCGCGGTGAAAGTCTCCCAACTCACCACCAACGCGCAGCACCTGTACGTCTATGCCAACCCTACCGTGGTCAATGGGACGGGCAAGGAATGGACCGGCATGCAGACCAGCTTGGTCTCCAGCAACCACGTCGCCGCCGACGGCGTCCATCCGCCGTTCGCCCACTTCCATGAAAAAGAACCGGCGACGCCGAACTGGACCACCCCGACGCTCGGCCCCTTCTCCGTCATCGGCGGCGGCAACAGCACCAAGGGCGTCGTCCCGGGCGGCCCGCACGGGCTGACCGGTGCGGACGAGTTGTACGCCAATGGAACGCTCGGCGCGGGCGAAACGGCACAGTTCCAGAACCTGGGCATCCACCAGTTTCCCTACTCGGTGAACCAGGGACAGGCGCAGGGCGGCGAGTTCTACATCGTCCACACGCCCAACCACCTGCCCATCCACACCAGTCTCACCTACGCCATGCCGAGCCTGCAATCGGTCACCGAGGGCGACGGGAACGACAACGGCCTTACCGGCAACGCCAACAACAACCTGCTGTTCGGTTATGGCGGCAACGACGGTCTCTTCGGGGGGCTCGGCCGCGACGTGCTGGCGGGCGGCACCGGGTTCGACCTCCTGAAGGGCGAAGAGGGCGACGACTGGCTGTTCGGCGGCACCAACGAGGACACCCTGGTGGGCGGCAAGGGCAAGGACCTGCTGGACGGCGGGGCCGGCAAGGACGTCGCCTCTTATGAGGGCGAGGAGGCGGCCGTGACCGTCAACCTGTCGGGGCCGATGACGGCCGGGTTCGTCACGGCGAAAGTGGGCGGTGTCGACGAGGACATCCTGGTCAACATCGAGGACATCTGGGGCGGGCTCGGCGACGATGCACTCACCGGCGACGCCAAGGACAATTTCCTCAAGGGTGGTATCGGTGCCGACACCCTCAGCGGCGGCGATGGGAACGACCGCCTGCAGGGCGATCCCGGCAAGGACGTCCTGAACGGCGGCTTCGGCACGGACTACGCGGTGTTTTCGGACAACCTGTCCGCGTATGAGATCAAGACCACCGGTACGGAGACGACCGTCAGTTACAAATCCGACGCCGGGAACGTGGACGTTCTGTCCGGGGTCGAGTTCCTGTCCTTCGCCGACCAGACGATCGCGACGCCGAAAGACCCTTCTGCCAACGCTCCCTTCGTACCCGACCCGAACCCGCCTACCAAAGCGCCTCCGGGGGCGAACATGATCAACGGCACGGCGGGGAACGACCCCAGCCTGACCGGCACCGGCAACGCCGACGACATCCTGGCGGGCGGCGGCAACGACACGGTTGACGGCAAGGGCGGGGACGACTTCGTATCGGGCGGTGACGGCAACGACGTGATCCAGGGCGGCACGGGATACGACCTGATCCGCGGCGGCCAAGGGCAGGACAAGATTCATGGCGGAGCGGGAGCCGACATCATCTACGCGGACTCCGGGAACGACCAGGTCTGGGGCGACGGGGGGGCGGACCAGCTCTGGGGCGGCCTGGGCGCCGACACGCTGAACGGTGGCGACGACGACGATCTCATCGTCGGCGAGAAGGGTGACGACCTGCTCAACGGCGGGGCCGGGGTGGACGTGTTTGGGTTCTGGCCAGGCGACGGCAAGGACACGGTGACTGGGTTCGAGACCGGCGATAGCCTGGTCTTCAAGAATTTGACCGCCGCCGACGTCGCCGTCACCATGAGCGCCAGCAACACCGTCTTTACCTGGGCCACCGGCAGCGTAACGGTCAACGCAACGAGCGGTATGGCCGAGGGAACCGACTATTTCTTCGTCGGGTAG
- a CDS encoding class I SAM-dependent methyltransferase yields the protein MTAVTSAMTSHDSTATATTSFDQGRADAFAERLIGVLNGGAMALMTSVGHRTGLFDRMALLPPSTSGEIAQAAGLNERYVREWLGAMVTGGFVDLDPDTGRYALPTEHAASLTRSSPLGNVAVYAQYIPLLGSVEDRIVECFHKGGGVPYEAFARFHEVMAEDSGQTVLGALIDQILPLAPEIVGQLESGIDVLDVGCGSGRALNLLARTFPNSRFTGYDLSVEAIRRGRAESIQHGTGNIRFAQADLTHLDEVARYDLITAFDAIHDQKEPGTVLSAIARALRPGGTFLMQDIHASCHHHNNIGHPIGPLLYTVSCMHCMTVSLAQDGAGFGAMWGRETAVAMLSERGFTDVTVQQLPHDLQNDYYVCRREP from the coding sequence ATGACCGCCGTGACCTCCGCCATGACCTCTCATGACAGCACCGCCACCGCGACCACCAGCTTCGACCAGGGCCGGGCTGACGCCTTCGCGGAACGGCTGATCGGTGTGCTGAACGGCGGCGCCATGGCGCTGATGACCTCGGTCGGCCACCGCACCGGCCTGTTCGACCGGATGGCGCTGCTGCCGCCGTCCACCAGCGGAGAGATCGCGCAAGCCGCCGGACTCAACGAGCGCTATGTTCGCGAATGGCTGGGCGCCATGGTGACGGGCGGTTTCGTCGACCTCGACCCCGATACCGGACGCTACGCCCTGCCCACGGAGCATGCGGCCTCGCTGACGCGGTCCAGCCCGTTGGGCAACGTCGCGGTCTATGCGCAGTACATCCCCCTGCTCGGTTCGGTCGAGGACCGCATCGTGGAGTGCTTCCACAAGGGTGGCGGCGTGCCGTACGAGGCCTTCGCCCGCTTCCATGAGGTGATGGCCGAGGACAGCGGGCAGACCGTGCTGGGGGCGCTGATCGACCAGATCCTGCCCCTGGCTCCGGAGATCGTGGGGCAGTTGGAATCCGGCATCGACGTGCTGGACGTCGGCTGCGGCAGTGGCCGGGCGCTGAACCTGTTGGCCCGGACATTCCCGAACAGCCGCTTCACCGGCTACGACCTGTCGGTGGAGGCCATCCGGCGCGGGCGCGCGGAGTCGATTCAGCACGGGACGGGCAACATCCGCTTTGCCCAGGCCGACCTGACGCATCTGGACGAGGTGGCTCGCTACGACCTGATCACCGCCTTCGACGCCATCCACGACCAGAAGGAGCCGGGAACCGTGTTGAGCGCCATCGCCCGCGCGTTGCGGCCCGGCGGCACCTTCCTGATGCAGGACATCCACGCCTCGTGCCACCACCACAACAACATCGGCCATCCCATCGGACCACTGCTCTACACGGTGTCCTGCATGCACTGCATGACCGTGTCGCTTGCTCAAGACGGTGCCGGATTCGGGGCGATGTGGGGGCGGGAAACGGCCGTCGCGATGCTGAGCGAACGCGGTTTCACGGACGTCACGGTGCAACAGCTGCCGCATGATCTGCAGAACGATTACTACGTCTGCCGGCGCGAGCCCTGA
- a CDS encoding BTAD domain-containing putative transcriptional regulator translates to MLTTRKAMALLVHLALRPDHAQSRDKLAALFWEDSPGIQARSSLRQVIAALRRLPAEGGPPLLLAEGDMVALASGCVETDVAAFEQAVAKGIATGSVEAQDLALELYRGDLFDGVALRAPTFDDWLMAERQRLRELALSTMTRRLDAALEAGTTEAGVRTALRILALDPLQEPAHRALMQLYARQGRTAAALKQYQTCRSLLERELGVLPEPGTERVFREVLDRRRARDGSAPAAPPALDTSPSAMFPSGNEEPGMPTVLPEPVLPEPPQPAASGPAAKPELRYAAILCIGLTGVEEAGASLDPEDAHTFSTALFDRIDRIARDYGGQTVRHGGDTALAAFGIRRAFGDDPWRAARAALDIQAELGRAAKGMGVRAGVACGLVVVDGARGGTVTGKAMHDATRLAARAASGETLLCDGMRGALGDRVDVEPVSDGEEATTWRLCGLHGGVGPARHPFVGRQAELRQFRAALDGCRESGIGTTIHLRGDPGIGKSRLVGEFQRIAAEVGFRSAVGIVIEVGVGRGQDALRALVRSLAGPPADFDRLFDDRLSDDRLSDGGLLPADARLHLYPIVDRPLPPDLQAVYEALDHPTRDRGRRKAFAALVRARSTAQPLLLVVEDVHWADAQTLSYLAMLAAVVAECRAMLVISTRVQDDPLGAEWRAAIGGAPVLTLDLAPLRRDEAVTLASTYANAGARRVLRCVERAEGNPLFLDQLLRSQSDGEDIPGTIHGIVLARTDALAPLDRQALQAASILGPQFTLDALRHLIEKPDFSVAALLGQALIRPDGEAFLFAHALVQEAVYGALLRSHRRDLHRRAAAWYADRDPVRHAEHLDRAEDPTAVAAYARAAELCAADFRFERAVGLAERGLALAGTPAERFALAYLRAELLDALGEARAAVEAFAAARDLANDDAERCRALLGLAAGKRVTEDLDGAMAALADAEAVAVRAGLTGERARVHHLRGNLCFPRGDLDGCLREHRAALDWARQARAVDPRAAELEIAALGGLGDAHYAHGRMVTAREHFERCVALAREHDLPRVEVSNLYMVAITRLYLNDPRGAVEDARAGARAAHDIGHRRAEMLSHLVAYEILFELGDAASGRDHLARARSLTQQLGALRFEAEHLAFEAKLERLAGRRSDACALLHRALDLARETGLGYMGPSILSELALCCDDPGARRARLDEGEALLACGSVGHNHLQFYRDAIDTALDLHDWPLAERYAQALEDYAAAEPLPWCTLFAARGRALARWGRGLRDEATRRSLIDALEECRRVGFVHPIPRVQDALTA, encoded by the coding sequence GTGCTCACCACCAGAAAGGCGATGGCCCTGCTGGTGCACCTCGCCCTGCGCCCTGATCATGCCCAATCCCGCGACAAACTTGCCGCCCTGTTTTGGGAGGACAGCCCGGGCATCCAGGCCCGCAGCAGCTTGCGTCAGGTGATCGCGGCCTTGCGCCGGCTGCCCGCAGAGGGTGGCCCGCCGCTGTTGCTGGCCGAAGGCGACATGGTGGCGCTCGCCTCAGGCTGCGTCGAAACCGACGTTGCCGCGTTCGAACAAGCGGTGGCGAAGGGGATAGCGACCGGTTCGGTGGAAGCGCAGGATCTCGCTCTGGAGCTTTATCGGGGAGACCTCTTCGATGGCGTTGCGTTGCGCGCGCCGACCTTTGATGACTGGCTGATGGCCGAACGGCAGCGCTTGCGCGAACTGGCGCTGTCCACGATGACCCGACGGCTCGATGCCGCGTTGGAGGCCGGCACGACGGAAGCCGGTGTCCGTACGGCGTTGCGCATCTTGGCGCTCGATCCGTTGCAGGAGCCAGCCCACCGGGCGCTGATGCAGCTCTATGCCCGCCAGGGACGCACCGCTGCGGCGCTGAAGCAGTATCAGACCTGCCGCAGCCTGCTGGAGCGCGAGCTGGGCGTCCTGCCCGAACCGGGAACCGAACGCGTGTTCCGTGAGGTTCTCGACCGCCGACGTGCCCGCGATGGCTCCGCCCCCGCTGCGCCACCTGCGCTGGACACGTCCCCGTCCGCAATGTTCCCGTCCGGAAACGAGGAGCCGGGCATGCCCACCGTTCTACCGGAGCCCGTTCTACCAGAGCCGCCGCAGCCCGCCGCGTCCGGTCCCGCCGCTAAGCCCGAATTGCGGTACGCGGCCATTCTGTGCATCGGTCTGACCGGTGTGGAGGAGGCCGGCGCCTCGCTCGATCCAGAGGACGCGCACACCTTCTCCACGGCGTTGTTCGACCGCATCGACCGGATCGCCAGGGATTATGGCGGACAAACGGTGCGCCATGGCGGCGATACGGCCCTGGCGGCCTTCGGTATCCGGCGTGCGTTCGGCGACGATCCCTGGCGCGCGGCGCGCGCGGCGCTGGACATCCAGGCAGAACTGGGGCGTGCGGCGAAAGGGATGGGCGTGCGGGCCGGCGTCGCCTGCGGTCTGGTCGTGGTGGACGGCGCACGCGGCGGGACCGTCACCGGCAAGGCCATGCACGACGCCACGCGTCTGGCGGCGCGTGCCGCTTCCGGAGAAACATTGCTGTGTGACGGGATGCGCGGCGCCCTCGGCGACCGCGTGGACGTGGAGCCGGTGTCGGACGGAGAGGAAGCCACCACCTGGCGTCTGTGCGGACTGCACGGCGGCGTGGGGCCGGCCCGTCATCCCTTCGTCGGGCGGCAGGCGGAACTGCGCCAGTTCCGGGCGGCACTCGACGGGTGCCGCGAGAGCGGCATCGGCACGACCATCCACCTTCGCGGCGATCCCGGTATCGGGAAAAGCCGCCTTGTCGGCGAATTCCAGCGGATTGCCGCCGAGGTGGGGTTCCGCAGTGCCGTCGGCATTGTGATCGAGGTCGGCGTCGGTCGCGGGCAAGACGCGCTGCGGGCCTTGGTGCGCAGCCTTGCCGGACCGCCAGCCGACTTTGACCGGCTGTTCGACGACCGGCTGTCCGACGACCGGCTGTCCGATGGGGGGTTGTTGCCGGCGGATGCCCGCCTGCACCTCTATCCAATTGTGGACCGGCCGCTGCCGCCGGACCTCCAGGCGGTGTACGAAGCGCTGGACCACCCCACGCGCGATCGTGGCCGGCGCAAAGCCTTCGCCGCGTTGGTGCGCGCCCGGAGCACCGCTCAGCCCCTGCTTCTCGTGGTGGAAGACGTGCACTGGGCCGACGCACAGACCTTGTCCTATCTCGCCATGCTGGCGGCTGTGGTTGCCGAATGCCGCGCCATGCTGGTGATCTCCACCCGTGTTCAGGATGATCCGCTCGGCGCCGAATGGCGTGCCGCCATCGGCGGGGCTCCGGTGCTGACCCTCGACCTCGCGCCCTTGCGCCGGGACGAGGCCGTGACCCTCGCCAGCACCTACGCCAACGCGGGGGCGCGGCGCGTGCTTCGTTGTGTGGAGCGGGCGGAGGGCAATCCGTTGTTCCTCGACCAGCTGCTGCGCAGCCAGAGCGATGGGGAGGACATACCCGGAACCATCCACGGGATCGTGTTGGCGCGGACCGACGCGCTTGCCCCGCTCGACCGGCAGGCCTTGCAGGCGGCCTCGATCCTGGGACCGCAATTCACGCTCGATGCGCTGCGACACCTGATCGAGAAGCCTGACTTCAGCGTGGCCGCGCTGCTCGGCCAGGCGCTGATCCGCCCGGATGGGGAGGCGTTCCTGTTCGCCCATGCCCTGGTGCAGGAGGCGGTGTATGGAGCGCTCCTGCGCTCGCATCGGCGCGACCTGCACCGGCGCGCCGCCGCTTGGTACGCCGACCGCGACCCGGTGCGCCACGCCGAGCACCTCGACCGGGCGGAGGACCCCACGGCGGTGGCGGCCTATGCCCGCGCCGCGGAACTGTGCGCCGCCGATTTCCGGTTCGAGCGCGCGGTCGGCCTCGCCGAGCGCGGCCTCGCCCTCGCCGGGACGCCCGCGGAACGCTTCGCGCTGGCCTATCTGCGGGCCGAACTGCTCGACGCGCTGGGCGAAGCCCGGGCGGCGGTGGAGGCGTTCGCTGCCGCGCGGGACCTCGCGAACGATGATGCCGAACGCTGCCGGGCCTTGCTCGGCTTGGCGGCCGGCAAGCGGGTGACGGAGGACCTGGACGGCGCCATGGCGGCGCTGGCCGATGCCGAAGCGGTGGCGGTGCGCGCCGGACTGACCGGCGAACGGGCGCGGGTCCACCACCTGCGCGGCAACCTCTGCTTTCCGCGCGGCGATCTGGACGGCTGCCTGCGCGAGCATCGGGCGGCGCTCGACTGGGCGCGGCAGGCCCGAGCGGTGGACCCCCGGGCGGCGGAACTGGAGATCGCCGCGCTGGGCGGGCTTGGCGACGCTCATTACGCCCACGGCCGCATGGTGACCGCGCGCGAGCATTTCGAGCGCTGCGTCGCACTCGCCCGCGAGCATGATCTGCCGCGTGTCGAAGTGTCGAATCTCTATATGGTTGCGATCACGCGCCTCTACCTCAACGACCCGCGCGGCGCGGTGGAGGATGCCCGCGCCGGCGCCCGTGCGGCCCACGACATCGGCCATCGCCGGGCCGAAATGCTGTCGCATCTCGTCGCTTACGAGATCCTGTTCGAATTGGGTGATGCGGCCTCCGGTCGCGACCATCTCGCCCGCGCCCGGTCACTGACGCAACAACTCGGTGCGCTGCGCTTCGAAGCGGAGCATCTGGCGTTCGAGGCGAAGCTGGAGCGCCTCGCCGGCCGCCGTTCCGACGCCTGCGCCCTGCTGCACCGGGCGCTCGACCTCGCCCGCGAAACGGGGCTTGGCTATATGGGGCCGTCGATCCTGTCCGAATTGGCTCTGTGCTGCGACGATCCGGGCGCCCGGCGCGCGCGGCTGGACGAGGGAGAGGCGTTGCTGGCCTGCGGAAGCGTCGGACACAATCATTTGCAGTTCTACCGGGACGCCATCGACACGGCGCTGGATCTGCACGACTGGCCCTTGGCGGAGCGCTACGCCCAAGCCTTGGAGGACTACGCGGCCGCCGAGCCGTTGCCCTGGTGCACGCTGTTCGCTGCGCGCGGCCGGGCGCTGGCTCGCTGGGGCCGGGGACTGCGCGACGAGGCGACAAGGCGCAGCCTCATCGACGCGCTGGAGGAGTGCCGCCGGGTCGGCTTCGTCCACCCGATCCCGCGCGTGCAGGACGCGCTGACCGCCTGA
- a CDS encoding tetratricopeptide repeat protein, giving the protein MARIPRPSTFLAVTVLAMAYPASAQDHSMHRPLKTEVKPFTEMGTGATGPLDASMDLLDGLGTLTWPVTTTNPQAQAFFDQGLRLSYAFNHGEARRAFRKAQSLDPACALCFWGEALVLGPNINWPMEPEANAPALTALRQAQVHATHATDRERALIDALARRYAEGAPADRKALDAAYADAMAEVARRFPEDAQIAVLTAEAMMNLTPWDYWADAGRAPKGRTADIVATLERVLASDPEHPGAIHYYIHMVEASDRPERAEPFADRLGRLMPAAGHIVHMPSHIYYRVGRYKDSLEANRGAVAADEAYLARVKAAGLYPGAYYPHNIHFLMVSAQMAGDGPTVVASADKLARTVTEEAARTIPWVQPIKAAPYFAHAQYSAPAIVLALPDPGDELPYVKALWHYARGVAQAAAGNGAEAAREAEAIDAIVRTTDFTGLDAAGIPADRIATLSRHVVLARIAQARGDLETALEEFREAATIEDALSYMEPPYWYYPVRQSLGAVLLQTGQAAEAERAFRASLTKTPHNGWALYGLTEALKAQGRTAEAEQTAERLARSWAGDRSQLALNRL; this is encoded by the coding sequence ATGGCCCGCATTCCGCGCCCTTCCACGTTCCTCGCCGTCACCGTGCTCGCCATGGCGTATCCGGCGAGCGCGCAGGACCATTCGATGCACCGACCGCTGAAAACGGAAGTGAAGCCCTTTACCGAGATGGGGACCGGAGCGACCGGCCCGCTGGATGCTTCGATGGACCTGCTCGACGGTCTCGGGACGCTCACTTGGCCCGTCACGACCACCAACCCACAGGCCCAGGCCTTTTTCGACCAAGGGCTCCGCTTGTCCTACGCCTTCAATCATGGGGAGGCGAGACGCGCCTTCCGCAAGGCGCAGAGTCTCGATCCCGCCTGCGCCCTGTGTTTCTGGGGCGAGGCGCTGGTGCTCGGCCCCAACATCAACTGGCCGATGGAGCCGGAAGCCAACGCGCCGGCCCTGACGGCCCTGCGGCAGGCGCAGGTCCACGCCACCCACGCCACGGACCGGGAGCGTGCTCTGATCGACGCGCTCGCCCGCCGCTACGCGGAGGGTGCGCCAGCCGATCGCAAGGCGCTCGACGCGGCCTACGCCGACGCGATGGCCGAGGTGGCGAGGCGCTTTCCCGAGGATGCGCAGATCGCCGTCCTGACGGCCGAGGCGATGATGAATTTGACGCCCTGGGATTACTGGGCGGACGCCGGCCGCGCGCCGAAGGGGCGAACGGCAGACATCGTCGCGACGCTGGAACGGGTGCTGGCATCCGATCCGGAGCATCCCGGCGCGATCCACTACTACATCCACATGGTCGAAGCGTCCGACCGGCCCGAGCGGGCGGAGCCCTTCGCCGACCGCCTCGGCCGGCTGATGCCGGCGGCGGGGCACATCGTGCACATGCCCTCGCACATCTACTACCGGGTCGGCCGCTATAAGGACTCGCTGGAGGCCAACCGCGGCGCGGTGGCCGCGGACGAAGCCTACCTGGCGAGGGTGAAGGCCGCCGGCCTCTATCCGGGCGCCTATTACCCCCACAACATTCATTTCCTGATGGTGTCGGCGCAGATGGCCGGCGATGGACCGACCGTGGTCGCCTCCGCCGACAAGCTTGCCAGGACCGTCACCGAGGAGGCCGCACGGACGATCCCGTGGGTCCAGCCGATCAAGGCCGCGCCCTATTTCGCGCACGCCCAGTACAGCGCGCCGGCCATCGTCCTTGCGCTGCCTGATCCCGGCGACGAGCTTCCCTACGTCAAGGCCCTGTGGCACTATGCCCGCGGGGTGGCCCAGGCGGCGGCGGGCAACGGCGCCGAAGCGGCGCGCGAGGCGGAAGCCATCGACGCCATCGTCCGCACCACCGATTTCACTGGCCTGGACGCGGCCGGCATTCCGGCGGACCGCATCGCCACGCTGTCCCGCCATGTGGTGCTGGCACGCATCGCGCAGGCGCGGGGCGACCTGGAGACTGCCCTCGAAGAATTTCGCGAGGCCGCAACCATCGAGGACGCGCTGTCCTACATGGAGCCGCCCTACTGGTACTATCCGGTGAGGCAGTCGCTGGGTGCCGTCCTGCTTCAGACCGGGCAGGCAGCGGAGGCGGAACGCGCCTTCCGCGCCAGCCTGACGAAGACCCCGCACAACGGTTGGGCGCTTTATGGCCTGACCGAAGCGCTGAAGGCGCAAGGCCGCACCGCCGAAGCCGAGCAGACCGCCGAGCGCCTCGCCCGCTCATGGGCCGGCGATCGCAGCCAACTGGCTCTGAACCGGCTGTAG
- a CDS encoding helix-turn-helix domain-containing protein: MPLSVDAAPARGLIRRLIGESDRKRSRDARPLPPHREGHPLIVPRGVVSEGALKPCRIDLGKRGYSALVFDYQEARHFFQSRKAEELHGFTVQDATAMLGLREEVVYDLIDAGLLQARATRQKNGAMTAIPAAAMEEFKSEYVAG; encoded by the coding sequence ATGCCCCTGAGCGTTGACGCTGCCCCCGCGCGCGGTCTGATCCGGCGGCTTATTGGTGAAAGCGATCGCAAGCGCAGCCGAGACGCGCGTCCCCTTCCGCCACACCGGGAAGGGCATCCGTTGATTGTGCCCCGGGGCGTGGTGTCTGAGGGGGCACTCAAGCCCTGCCGGATCGATCTGGGGAAAAGAGGGTATTCCGCCCTCGTGTTCGATTACCAGGAGGCGCGGCACTTCTTCCAATCCCGAAAGGCGGAGGAGTTGCATGGCTTCACTGTCCAGGACGCAACGGCGATGCTTGGGCTGCGAGAGGAGGTGGTTTACGACCTGATCGATGCCGGGCTACTGCAAGCGCGAGCGACTCGGCAGAAGAATGGCGCTATGACCGCAATCCCCGCAGCGGCCATGGAAGAGTTCAAGTCCGAGTATGTGGCAGGATAG